Below is a genomic region from Hippea sp. KM1.
GGCGGTGTGGGTATAGGCAAGGCTATAAACGGCGGCTTTGGGCTTGTTTTGGACGGTTCTGAGCGTGTGGATAGGATTATAGAAAGGGCTCTTGACTGGGATGTCATGGTCGGTGTCTCAAGGAGGGCCTGGGCAAGGAATCCCCATGCGATAGAGGTGTCGGCTGAGTGGAATGCAACAAAGAACGGCGCCATAACATTGCCACAGGAGGCCGACGATGAACTTATAAACGATATAGTAAAAGAGAGGTTGAAAAGGTAAAATGGTTGACCTTCTGCTTATAAGGGGGAATATCTTTACTCCCATAGATGATGGTAAACCAAAGACCTTAAAGAGGATGGATGAGCTTGCCCATATCGAGGACGGCGCCATAGCCGTTAAAGATGGAATTATTGTTGATATGGGCAAAACGGATGATTTATTGAAAAAGCACAGGGATGCAAAAAGCATAGTGGATGCAAGCTTTAAGGCAGTATTGCCCGGTTTTGTTGACCCCCACACCCATGCTCTGTTTGTTGGAACAAGGGAAAAAGAGTTTGACATGAGGCTGTCTGGCAAAAGCTATATGGAGATACTAAAGGCTGGGGGTGGAATACTAAATACCGTAAAGAGACTCAGGTCTGCAACTGTTGAGCAGCTTAAAGATGAGCTGAAAAAGAGGATTAGAACATTCTTTGAGTATGGGACGACGACGCTTGAGGTAAAAAGCGGCTATGGTCTGGATTTTGAGAACGAGATAAAGATGCTAAAGGCCATAGAGCTTGCAAAGAGGGAGACCCCTATGGATATAGTTGCAACATTCATTGGGGCTCATGCAATACCGCAGGAGTTTAAGGATAAGAAAGATGAGTATGTGGAGCTTGTGATTAACAAGATGATACCTTTTGTTGCAGAGCATAAACTGGCTGAGTTTGTCGATGTCTTCTGTGAGGAGGGGGTTTATTCACCCGAAGAGACCTTAAGGATAATTGAGGCGGGCTTAAAACACTCGCTTAAGGCCAAAATACATGCCGATGAGATAGCATCAATCGGATGCAGCGAGCTTTCGTTAAAAACAAAACTCTCCTCATGCGACCACCTGCTAAAGATAACAGAAAGCGGTATAGAGGCCTTAAGACGGTCTGGCACGATGGCAACGCTTCTGCCCATAACGGCCTTTAGCTTAAAAGAAGGGTTTGCTGATGCAAGAAGGCTTATCGATAGCGGCGTCGGTGTGGCTTTAGCCACCGATTTTAACCCGGGCAGTTCTTATTCTGAGTCCATGCCCTTTGCTATTGGTCTGGCCGTGCTTGGCATGGGTCTTACGCCGAGGGAGGCTATAGTCGCATCAACCCTGAATAGCGCTTATGTGCTTGGAAGGGAGAAACAGGTTGGCTCGCTTGAGGTAGGCAAACAGGCCGATTTTGTGTTGTTGAAGGAGAATAGCTATCTTTTCATACCGTATCATGTGGGCGTGAATCCCGTTCATTCGGTTTATAAGAGGGGAGAGCGTGTTTTTTCAGCAGATTGTTAACGGGCTTACCATAGGCGGCGTGTATGCCTTAATAGCCATAGGGCTTGCCCTTGTGTATGGCATCTTGCGCATTATCCATGTGGCGCACGCAGGTGTTTATGTGGTTGGTGCCTATGCGGGGCTTTATGTGTTTATGCTTACCCATAGCTTTATGATTGCTGCTTTGGCTTCTATGGCAACAGGGGCGGTTGTGGGTGTCTTGATAGAGGAGCTTGTCTATACACCGCTGCTTAACCATTCTCCGATTATATCCCTGATAGCAAGTATAGGTGTGTTTATCAGCATAGAGGAGGGGATTAGGCTGATCTTTGGACCGTATATAAAGTCCTTCCCCTCTGCTATGTTTTCTGGTGAGCATCATTTAGGCGGCCTGGTTGTGAGCAATTCTCAGGCCGTTGTGCTTTTGGTTAGTGTGGCGTCTATACTCTTTATATGGTTTATGACCGAAAAAACCCGTCTTGGTTTGGCATTAAAAGCCGTTTCTGAGGATATAGAGATGGCAGAGAGCGTTTCTATAGACTCAAGGTGGATGATAATGCTTGCCTTTGCCTTCTCTTCTGCCTTTGCAGGCCTTGCCGGTTTGCTTGTTGGTGCTTACTTTAACTCCGTCTATCCATCGATGGGCGATGTGCCGGCATACAAATCGCTCGCCATTATTGTTGTGGGTGGTATGAGCAATATCTGGGGTGCTTTCTTTGCCGCGCTGATTATAGGGTTGTTAGAGACCATCTCTATCGGTGTTTTTAATGTGCCCCTGCCGAGGGATTCGCTGGCTTTTATCTTTATGGTGGTTATGCTTCTCATAAAGCCTTCTGGAATAGTGGGGATTTTTAAAAGATGAGTGGTTATCTGATAACGCTTGCTATAACGGTTGGCATATACATGATTCTTGCCTTGAGTTTGAACATCATTGTGGGTTATGCAGGTCAGATATCGCTGGGACATGCGGCTTTCTGGGCAATAGGGGCATACAGCTTTGCTATATTGACAACCAAATACGGTCTTGGCTTTGCAGGAAGCGCTGTTCTTGCCGTTGTCATAACCACGCTTGTGGGTGTGTTTTTGGGGCTTCCCAGCTTGAGGGTTAGTGAGGATTTCCTTGCCATTACCACAATAGGCATAAACTTCATAGTTCAGGGTATATTCAATAGCTTTGACTATTTCGGCGGTGCTATGGGCATAGGTGGAATACCGTTTCCCACATTTAGGGGAGAGATGATCTCGAATTTCGCCTTTATGTCGATAGTGTATGGCTTTGTTGCTATTACCATAGCCATCAGTTACGGGTTTAAGCGTTCATGGGCTGGGCTTGCAAGCTTTGCCATCAAGGATGATGAACTTGCAGCAAGCGTAAGCTCCGTGTCGCCGATTAGGTTTAAGCTTCTATCCTTTGCCATTGGTTCTGCTATAGCCGGTGTTAGCGGCGTTTTGTATGCGAGTTTTATGAGCTTTATATCGGCTGCCGATTTTTCTTTCCCTGTATCTGTGACAATACTTGCCATGGTTATGGTTGGCGGTGAGGCGACGATCATAGGGCCTATATTCGGTTCGATTTTGTTGGTTATACTGCCTGAGGTTTTCAGATTTATTCATGATTACAGAATGCTGCTTTACGGCTTGTTGCTTGTGTTTATGATGAGGTTTCAGCCGGATGGCTTTTTCGGCAAGAGGGGAATTGTATGGGGGATTATAAGGAGATTCTCAAAGGCCTAAACATAACCAAACAATTCGGCGGCCTAAGGGCGCTGGACGGTATAGACTTTTCGGTAAGAGAGGGTGAGATATTCGGTATAGTTGGGCCCAACGGTGCCGGCAAGACCACGCTATTTAACATAATCAGCGGGGTTTTGAAACCCTCCGAAGGGAGGATCTTTTTCAAAGGGAATGACATAACCTCTTTTAGTCCCCACAGGCTTGCAAGGTTAGGCATCGGAAGGACTTTTCAGGTTGTAAGACCCTTTAGGAGCTTAACGGTTCTTGAGAATGTGGCTGTGGCATGCGGTGTTAAATTTTATGACAATGCGCTTTTGATGTTTCAGGGGTGGAGAAAGAGGCGCAATATAGAAAGGGTTGATGAAATCCTTTCAAGAACCGGACTGATTGAGTTTAGGGATAGGCCTGCCTCTCAACTTCCGTTGGGATTTCAAAGGAGACTTGAGATAGCAAGGGCATTGGCCTTAAATCCATCGGTTATCCTGCTTGATGAGTCGTTTTCGGGGTTGAGTTTTTCAGAGATAGATGAGCTTAAAGGGTTGGTTGTGGATTTAAATAGGGATGGTTTGAGCATCATTATAATAGAGCACAATATGCCCATAGTTATGGAGCTGTGTAAAAGGGTTATGGTGATTAACCACGGCAAGAAGATTGCCGAGGGTTCTCCTGTTGATGTTGTTAATAACAAAGAGGTGATAGAGGCATACCTTGGAAGGAAGTATTCTTAGCATAAGGGATCTTTGTGTTAGTTATGGCAAGATAAAGGCGTTAGATGGCGTTTCCATCGAGGTTAAAAAGGGGGAATGTGTGGCTATAGTCGGCGCAAATGGTGCAGGCAAAAGCACGCTTCTTAAGTCCATCATGGGCTTTGTAAAAAGACAGGAAGGCGAGATTGTGTTTTTGGGCAACAGGATAGACGGCCTTGCCACGCATGCAATAGCAAGGATGGGTATATCCTTTGTTCCAGAGGGTGCGAGGGTTTTTCCCTCGATTAGTGTTTATGGCAACCTTTTGCTTGGTGCTTATAAGGAGAAGGATAAGAATTTGATAAAGCAGAGGCTAAAGAGGGTTTATGAGATATTCCCCAGGCTTAAAGAGAGGCTGAATCAGGCCGCAGGCACCCTTTCTGGTGGGGAAAGGCAGATGCTTGCAATGGCAAGGGCCTTGATGGGCGAGCCTAAGTTGCTTATGGTGGATGAGGTTTCTTTGGGTTTGATGCCCAAGCTTGTTGATATAGTTTTTGATGTTATAGATAGATTGCATAAAGAAGGGTTAACCATTTTGCTTTCTGAGCAGAATGCCCATAAGGCCTCGGAGGTTGCAGATAGGGTTTACATATTGGAGCTTGGGAGTATTTTGAAGGAGACAGACAGAGACGGTATTCTAAACGACCCGCTCATAAAGAAGGCCTATTTAGGCATGTAAAGATTATCCTGTAAAATTTACTATAAATTTGGTATTGCTAATAGTGGCGGAATTGATCTTTGGGAGGGTTTTTTATGAAGAGCATAAAGGAATTGCCAGAAACAAAGGGAAAATATGTGTTGATGTTTGTTAGCAACCACTGCCCGTATTGCAGACAGATGGAAAAGCTAATGAAGCAAGTTGAGAAGGATTATTCAGATAAGGGAATAGAGTTTTATGTTTTAAATGTCTCCTCAAATCCTGAGATTGCCACAAGATATAACATAATGTCAACACCCTTGACCTATTTTATGAACGGCAAAGAGGTTGTGGGCAAGGAGACGGGCGCAGTATCAAAGAGAGCTATTGAGCTTGAACTTGAGGAACTCCTAAAGGCAGGGGAGTTTATAAGAAAGATAAAAAGGATGTTGGGTATAGCCAAGGAATAGGTGGGTGGTTGATTTGTTGGATGGAATGGTATACAAATAGATAATGGACATGAGAAATTGGGTCAAGATAATAATAGGCGATAGTCGCAGAATGATAGAGATAGAGGATCAATCCGTAAATTTAATAATTACATCACCGCCTTATTGGTCAATAAAGGATTACGGTGTTAACAATCAGATTGGATATGGACAGACCCTTCATGAGTACCTTAAAGATCTGTATAGGGTCTGGATAGAATCATACAGGGTGTTGGAGCCAGGCAGGCGATTGATTGTCAATATAGGAGATCAATTTGCAAGATCCATAGTTTACGGAAGATATAAAATTATACCCCTCCATGCAGAGATAATTGCCCAGTGCGAAGACATTGGGTTTGATTATATGGGTTCTATCATGTGGCAGAAGAAAACCACTATGAATACGACAGGCGGGGCGAATGTTATGGGTTCATATCCCTATCCTCCCAACGGTATGATAGAGATAGATTATGAACATATACTTGTGTTTAAGAAGCCCGGGAAAAGTAAAAAGGTCTCAAAAGAGATTAAAGAGGACTCTAAGCTTAGCAAAGAGGAGTGGAAGGAGTATTTTTCTGGACATTGGTATTTTGGAGGGGCAAGACAGGTAGGTCATCAAGCAATGTTTCCAGATGAGTTGCCTAAACGGTTGATAAAAATGTTTAGTTTTGTTGGCGAAACGGTTCTTGATCCTTTTTTGGGAAGCGGAACAACGGCAAGGGTGGCGTTAGAATTAGGCAGGAATGCCATAGGCTATGAGATAAATAAGGATTTTTTAAAGACTATAGAAAAAAAATTAAGAGTGAAGGATGCATCTATATTTGAGAAGAGGATTGAAGTTATCAAAAGGGGTAATCCAATAATTCTAAAAGATGTAGATTATAGGCCGAGGATAAAAGATGCAAAACCCGTAATTGAGCCGGGTAAATTAAAGTTTGGTAAAGATAAATTGTATCAAGTAATCGATGTTTTAAAAGATGGAAGATTGAAATTGGATACAGGGCTTGTTGTAAAACTAAGGGGGGTTATAATAGTAAATTTGGATGAGGCTTTAAGTTATTTAAGACAGTATGTATTGAAAAAAAAGGTGTATCTTAAGTTCGATGAGGGGTATATAGCTGAAGGTGATCTTGTAAGCGCTTATGTGTATCTCAAGAATAAGATATTTATTAATGCTCATCTGATCAAGGCAGGGTTAGCTGCTATAGATAGAGATTTAGACTTTGATTTGAAGGAGAGATTTTTGAAATTAGAAAGCAACCGTGATATGGGTGTTTCCTTTGGGGAGACAGGGGTTGCACGGTAGAGAGCAGTCATGGAGCTTAAGATAGAGATTGAGGAAATACGCAGGTTGTTGGAGATAGAGGACATAGAATTTCCCAAGTATGCGACCCAGATACTTAATTTGGCCAACCAGAATGCTCAAGCAACAAGGCCCAAAGTCGTTGGGCAGGTGAGTGAGCTTATAAAAGAATTCCCAGGAAAAACGCTTCAGGAATGGGAAGAATGGTATTTAGAGAGATATCCGGATTCCATAAACGAAGCGACAAAGAAAATTTTGAAGATGCTCGATAGTTTTAAGGAAACAATTGATCGGATTGATGAAGATATGATCAAAAAATGGGTTAAAGATTTAGTAGTTGTTAAAACCTTTATAGGGCTGAGGTTTCAGGAGGCTGTATTAAAGAGGGTTGCCAGGGAGTTTGGTTTGAATTATAGGCCTTCAATGCCCAAAGATGAGAAAAAGGGCATTGATGGTTATATCGGGAATGTTCCTGTAAGCTTAAAGCCTATCACATACAAACACAAAGAGATGCTGGCAGAAAAAATAGATATAGATATCATCTATTACGAAAAACAGAAAAACGGCTTAAAAGTCTCAATCCCAGCTGAATTGGAAGGCAAGCTGCTCAAAACCCCCTGAGTGAATTGTTTGGTTAGAATAAAGTTTTTTGCTGAAGGTTATTTTTACCTAACTTTTCAGTTCATTTTTAAAATAAGCTTCCCTTAATAAGCATCTGGTCTTCTGCATAAAAATCACTTGACAAATCAGATAAAATATTGTTCATTCTCTTACAGTTTTTTAGTGGAGGAAAGATATGGATAAGGCAACAATGGAGGAATTGAAAGACAGACTGTTGAGCCTGAAAAAGGAGATAAGCTCAAGAATCAAAGAGAACCTTGAAAGGGTCAACTCTATTCAACTAAAGGGCGATGAGGGGGATTTTTCTTCTGCTGTTTACTCCCGCCAGGTTATCTATGATCTGATAGAGAAGGATAGAAAGCATCTCATTGAGATAGAAGAATCTTTGTATGATATAGAGAAGGGCACATACGGCATCTGCAAAAGGTGCGGCAAGGAGATAGAAATAGAGAGAATGAAGGCCAAGCCCACGGCCAAGTATTGCATTGCTTGCAGGAAGATTATCGAGTCTGGTAAATAGCTGTCTGGACATTGTATTTGCCCCTAAATGCCTGTTGTGCGGGGCAAGAACGACCGGTTTGGTTTGCAATGACTGTCTATGCAGCCTAAGAAGCGATTTTAACAGGTGTAAGGTCTGTTCACGCCCCATAGGTGCAAAGGGGGCGGTCTGTTCTGTTTGCCTATCCAAGAAGCGGTTTTTTGTTAGGGGTTTTTCCCTTTTTAACTATAAAGATGAGAATGTAAAGAGGGTTATAGAACTTCTAAAATTTAAGGGGTATTACCGTCTGGCGGAGTTGCTTTATCATTTCAAAAAAGAGATTATCCAAAGCGGCATATTTGATGGTGTTGATTGCTTGCTTGCTGTGCCTATGCACAGAAGGGATATCCTCAAGAGGGGTTTTAACCAAGCCGTATTTATCGCCAGGGCGCTCTCTGATATCACAGGCATAAAGGTTGATTATTACCTTTTGAGGAAGCTTAAAAGAACCAAGCATCAGGTCGGTTTGTCGGCCAAAGAGAGGGAGGTTAACCTTAAAGGGGCATTCGGTTTAACAAAAACGCCCTCATATAGGCGTGTGGTTATAGTGGATGATGTCTTTACCACGGGGTCAACGATCAACGAGATAGCCAGGCTGTTGTTATCCTGTAATGTTAAAAGCAATTTCTTTTGTTTATCGTCAACACCCGGTTTAAAAGATGTTGATTTTTAGCTGTTTTTGTATATCATAACAAGGCTATATCCTTGCTTTCTGCTTTTTAGCAGGAGGCCAAAAGTCCAAAAGGAGGTTGTGGATGAGGTATTACGAGTTGCTTTACATCGTTCGGCCCACGATGGGTGAGGATGAGTTGAAGGCCTTTATTAACGGTGTTAAGGAGAGGATCGAGGCCGAGGGCGGAGAGATTCTGAAGAACGAGGTGTGGCAGAAGAGGAATTTGGCCTATCCCATCAAGAAGTTCAAGCAGGGTTATTACATCCTGGTTCATTACAGATCAGAGGCCGAGGTTCCCAAAAAGATCGAGGAGTATTTAAGGATCAAAGAGGATGTCTTGAGGTTTTTAACGACTTACATGTTAAAGAAGGATATCAAGGCATATCAGAAGAAGGAAGACGATGGCAAATCTGAATAAAATAATGCTCATAGGCAATCTGACCAGGGATCCTGAATTGAGATATACGCCTGCAGGTTTGGGGGTTGCAAGCTTCGGCATTGCCGTAAATACGCCGATAGGTAAGGATGAGCAGGGCAACAGGAAAACAGAGACCCTTTTTGTGGATGTGGTGGCCTTTGGCAGGCAAGCAGAGACAATAGCAGAATACCTTAAAAAAGGGTCGCTGGTTTATATTGAGGGGAGATTGCGTTATAGAACCTGGGAAGACCCAAACGGCAACAAGAGGTCAAAACACGAAGTAGTTCTTAATAATTTTCAATTTTTGTCCTTTAAGGATAGAGCAGATAGCTCCCAGCAGGTTCCTGTTGATATGCCTGCTGAGGATGAGGATATACCATTTTAATGTTGATTGGAGGTTTTTAAGATGACGGATAACAAGAAGAAAAAGAGATACTTCAGATACCCAAAAAAGAAGGTTTGCCATTTCTGCTCTAACAAGATAGAGGAGATCGATTACAAGGATGTGGATACGCTATCGAGGTATGTGACGGAGAGGTATAAAATCATAGGAAGAAAGACCACGGCAACATGCGCCAAGCACCAGAGGATGTTGACCAAGGCCATCAAGAGGGCAAGGGTTATGGCTTTGATGCCGTTTACTATTAGCAGAAAACTCAAAGGCTAAAGGGGGATGCAATGAAGATAGTGCTCCTTGAAGATGTGGATAAATTGGGCTATGCAGGCGATATAAAGACCGTAAAAGACGGTTATGCCAAGAATTACCTAATACCCAAGGGTCTGGCTTTGGCTGCAACCAAAAGCAATCTAAAGCTTGTTGAGGAGAAAAGAAGGGCTATCCTTAGAAAGATTGAAAAGAAGATCGAGCAGGCAAACAGGGTGAAAGAAGCGCTGGATGGTCTTGAGATAGAGGTTGCAGCAAGGGCAGGAGAGAAGGGCAAGCTCTTTGGTTCTGTTACGGCCAATGAGATATACGAGCAGCTGAAGGATAAGGCTGAGTTTGATAAAAAGAGCATAAGGTTGCCCAAGGATGGCATAAAGGAAGTGGGGACGCACCAGGTTGAGATAGCCATCTATAGGGATATTAAGGCGACCGTTAAGGTCAAAGTCGTTCCTCTAAATGAAGAGCAGTAATGCCGTAAGAGCCTACCCTCAATCCATAGAGGCAGAGAGGGCACTGCTGTGCTCTCTCTTTCTGGATAATTCCAAATTTACCGATGTAATAGAGATAATAAGTGAAGACGATTTCTTTGATGGGAAGAATTCTATAATTTTCAGGGTTTTAAAGGAGCTTTACGCAAACGGCGTCCCCTTCGACTTTGTTACGGTTTCCAATGCCATAAAGGAAAAGGGGCTTTTAGATAAGGTTGGCCCATCCTATATAACCAGCATTACGGAGTTTCTTCCTGCTCCTGCGAATACGGAATACTATGCCAATATTATCAAGAAGAAGTCGGTTTTGAGGCAGTTGATCTCCATGTCCACAGAGATTGCAACGATGTGCTATGAAGAGCCTGAGGATATTGAGGATGTATTGAATATAGCAGAAAAGAGGCTGTTTGAGGTGGTAAGCAACCGCTCCACCAAGTATAAGTCCAGCGAAGAGGCATCCGAGGATATGCTTGAGTTCCTTTCAAGGCTAAAGGAAAGGAAGAGCATTATAACGGGTATCCCCAGCGGTTTTATAGATTTAGATAAAATGACAAACGGCTTTCAAGAGGGCGATTTGATAATCGTTGCAGGACGCCCCGGCATGGGTAAGACATCGTTTGCTTTGAGCATAGCCCTCAATGCTGCATTGGATTACCAAAAAAGCGTCGGCATCTTTTCGTTGGAAATGTCCGTCAGACAGCTCCTTTTGAGGATGATCTCGTCCATGTCCAGGGTTGAGATGGGTAAACTAAGAACGGGTTTCTTTGAGAATGACGAGTGGGATAGGGTCGTAAAGACGCTTGATAGGCTAAAGTATGCAAGGATTTACATGGATGATTCGTCCCTTTTAAGCTCTATAGACATACGCACCAAGGCCAGGAAGATGAAGATGGAGAAGAATATAGACCTGCTTATTGTGGACTATCTTCAGCTTATAGAGGGTCAGAGCCAGATCACCAACAGGACGCAGCAGATTTCTGAGATCTCGAGGTCTTTAAAGATTTTGGCCAAGGAGCTTGAGATACCCGTTATAGCGCTCTCCCAGCTCAACAGGGCTGTTGAAAGCAGGGAGGATAAAAGGCCGACGCCTGCAGATTTGAGGGAGTCGGGTTCTATTGAGCAGGATGCCGATCTTGTTATATTCATCTATAGGGATGAGGTTTACAATAAAAACTCGCCCGACAAGGGCAAAGCCGAGATAATAATAGCAAAGCACAGAAACGGACCACAGGGAACGATTAAGCTGCAATTTGAAGGCAAGTTGGCCGCCTTTAGAAATCTGCAGGATAATGAGGATTATTACGCCTCCGATTCATACAGCGAAAAAGCAGAGGAAGATTTAGACTTCGAAGAACACTCCGAACTCTAAAATGAAATTTATCAAGATACGCAAAGCCAGGGTTCATAACCTTAAGGGTATAGATGTCGATATACCGAAATCCAAAATAACCGTCATAACAGGCCCCTCAGGCAGCGGCAAATCCACACTGGCCTTCGATGTTTTATATGCGGAGAGTCAGCGGAGGTATTTGGAATCCTTAAGCGCCTATGCGAGGCAGTTCTTAGAAAAGATAGAAAAACCCGATGTTGAAAGCATAGAGGGCTTATCGCCAGCCATAAGCATAGACCAGAAGAGTATCTCTGTTAATCCTCGCTCCACCGTCGGAACGATAACAGAGATTTACGACTATATGAGGTTGCTGTTTGCCCATGTGGGTGAGGCCTATTGCTATTCGTGCGGCAGAAGAATTACAAAGCAAGACCTACAAACGATAGTCGATGAGATAGCCTCAAAAATCGGCAAGAAGCTTTTGATCCTTGCCCCTGTTGCCATTAATAAAAAGGGGACTTTTAAGGCCGAGTTTGAGCGATTCAGAAAAGACGGTTTTGTTAGGGTTTTAGTTGATGGGGTTGAGAGACTGCTTGAGGAGGATATAGAGCTTGATAAAAACAAAAAACACGACATCTATCTTGTCGTTGACAGGATAAAGGTGAGGGAAGGCTCAAGGGGCAGGATAGCAGAGGCTGTGGAGCTTGCCCTAAAGATAGGGGGTGGTATCCTTACCGTTAAGGATATAGAAACAGAAGATGTTGAGTTGTTTTCTGAGCATTTCTCCTGCCCTTATTGTGGCATAAATTACAAGCCCATAACACCCCAGAGCTTTTCCTTTAACTCCCCCTTGGGTGCATGCCCTGAATGCTATGGTTTGGGTGTGAAGCATCAGCTTGATCTGGATAAAGTTATGCCGGATAAATCGCTCTCTATCAGGGAGGGTGTGGTTAAGCTGTGGAGGAGGCCTAAGTATTACTTCTATCAGAGGTTTCTTATAGAGGCCTGCAGGCAGTTTGGCATAGACATATACACACCCTTTGAGGAGCTGCCCAGGCAACATCAGGATATCGTGCTGTTCGGTAAATCCAACGAGGTTGTGGAGTTTGAGATTGCATCGGGCAAGACCGTAAGGAGGGAGTTTAGAGGGGTTATAAATCTATTGCTTGAGCAGTTTAACCAGACCGAAAGCTCAAAGGTAAAAAGCGAGATAACATCCCTGATGCAGGAGGTTGTATGCCCTGTCTGCAAGGGGGATAGGCTTAATAAAGAGAGTCTGTCTGTTAGGATTATGGGCAAGAACATTATGGATGTTAGCAGGCTTAAGGTCTCCGAGGCATATAGCTTCTTTGTTGGGCTAAGAGAGCATCTGACACCCATGCAGCTTGAAATATCAAAAAGGGTTCTATCTGAGATAGAGGTTAGATTGAGGTTTTTGATGGATGTCGGTTTGGATTATCTTTCTTTGAATAGGGCTGCCTCCACGCTTTCTGGCGGTGAAGCACAACGCATCCGACTCGCCACACAGGCCGGCAGCAGCTTAAGCGGGATTACCTATGTGCTGGATGAGCCTTCAATAGGTTTACACCCAAGGGATACATTTAGACTCATAGAGACGCTTAAGCACCTGAAGGATAACGACAATACGGTCGTGGTGGTTGAGCATGACCCTGCTATTATTGAATCTGCCGACTATGTGATCGATATGGGGCCTGCAAGCGGCAGGCTCGGGGGCGAGGTTGTTGCATCTGGCAGTGTGGATGAGATAAAGCAGAACGAGAAATCCCTGACGGGTAAATATTTAAGCGGAAAACTAACCATAGAGCCCAGAAAGAACTATAAAAAACCGCTCCATTTTTTAAGGATAAAGGGGGCGAATATACACAACCTAAAGGGTATCGAT
It encodes:
- the rpsR gene encoding 30S ribosomal protein S18; this translates as MTDNKKKKRYFRYPKKKVCHFCSNKIEEIDYKDVDTLSRYVTERYKIIGRKTTATCAKHQRMLTKAIKRARVMALMPFTISRKLKG
- a CDS encoding single-stranded DNA-binding protein, with product MANLNKIMLIGNLTRDPELRYTPAGLGVASFGIAVNTPIGKDEQGNRKTETLFVDVVAFGRQAETIAEYLKKGSLVYIEGRLRYRTWEDPNGNKRSKHEVVLNNFQFLSFKDRADSSQQVPVDMPAEDEDIPF
- the uvrA gene encoding excinuclease ABC subunit UvrA; translated protein: MKFIKIRKARVHNLKGIDVDIPKSKITVITGPSGSGKSTLAFDVLYAESQRRYLESLSAYARQFLEKIEKPDVESIEGLSPAISIDQKSISVNPRSTVGTITEIYDYMRLLFAHVGEAYCYSCGRRITKQDLQTIVDEIASKIGKKLLILAPVAINKKGTFKAEFERFRKDGFVRVLVDGVERLLEEDIELDKNKKHDIYLVVDRIKVREGSRGRIAEAVELALKIGGGILTVKDIETEDVELFSEHFSCPYCGINYKPITPQSFSFNSPLGACPECYGLGVKHQLDLDKVMPDKSLSIREGVVKLWRRPKYYFYQRFLIEACRQFGIDIYTPFEELPRQHQDIVLFGKSNEVVEFEIASGKTVRREFRGVINLLLEQFNQTESSKVKSEITSLMQEVVCPVCKGDRLNKESLSVRIMGKNIMDVSRLKVSEAYSFFVGLREHLTPMQLEISKRVLSEIEVRLRFLMDVGLDYLSLNRAASTLSGGEAQRIRLATQAGSSLSGITYVLDEPSIGLHPRDTFRLIETLKHLKDNDNTVVVVEHDPAIIESADYVIDMGPASGRLGGEVVASGSVDEIKQNEKSLTGKYLSGKLTIEPRKNYKKPLHFLRIKGANIHNLKGIDVDLPLGVFVCVSGVSGSGKSSLIFDCFYEYASRAKMGLKSDVCRGIDGLERIDKIIKIDQSPIGRTPRSNPATYTSVFTDIRELFAQTEDARIQGFTASRFSFNIKGGRCEKCKGEGYIRIEMQFLPDVYVKCDVCGERRYNEATLNVKYKGRSIYDVLEMTINQAYEFFENVPKIKRKLSILRDVGLGYLQLGQPATTLSGGEAQRIKIAKNLIIPPTGHTLYLLDEPSIGLHMDDVKKLIEVLRRLVDEGNSVVVIEHNIDILKSADYILDVGPDSADKGGRIVAWGSPVEVAKNFNTYTAYYLKKALGI
- the rpsF gene encoding 30S ribosomal protein S6 — encoded protein: MRYYELLYIVRPTMGEDELKAFINGVKERIEAEGGEILKNEVWQKRNLAYPIKKFKQGYYILVHYRSEAEVPKKIEEYLRIKEDVLRFLTTYMLKKDIKAYQKKEDDGKSE
- the rplI gene encoding 50S ribosomal protein L9, which encodes MKIVLLEDVDKLGYAGDIKTVKDGYAKNYLIPKGLALAATKSNLKLVEEKRRAILRKIEKKIEQANRVKEALDGLEIEVAARAGEKGKLFGSVTANEIYEQLKDKAEFDKKSIRLPKDGIKEVGTHQVEIAIYRDIKATVKVKVVPLNEEQ
- a CDS encoding ComF family protein codes for the protein MLAGRLSSLVNSCLDIVFAPKCLLCGARTTGLVCNDCLCSLRSDFNRCKVCSRPIGAKGAVCSVCLSKKRFFVRGFSLFNYKDENVKRVIELLKFKGYYRLAELLYHFKKEIIQSGIFDGVDCLLAVPMHRRDILKRGFNQAVFIARALSDITGIKVDYYLLRKLKRTKHQVGLSAKEREVNLKGAFGLTKTPSYRRVVIVDDVFTTGSTINEIARLLLSCNVKSNFFCLSSTPGLKDVDF
- the dnaB gene encoding replicative DNA helicase; translated protein: MKSSNAVRAYPQSIEAERALLCSLFLDNSKFTDVIEIISEDDFFDGKNSIIFRVLKELYANGVPFDFVTVSNAIKEKGLLDKVGPSYITSITEFLPAPANTEYYANIIKKKSVLRQLISMSTEIATMCYEEPEDIEDVLNIAEKRLFEVVSNRSTKYKSSEEASEDMLEFLSRLKERKSIITGIPSGFIDLDKMTNGFQEGDLIIVAGRPGMGKTSFALSIALNAALDYQKSVGIFSLEMSVRQLLLRMISSMSRVEMGKLRTGFFENDEWDRVVKTLDRLKYARIYMDDSSLLSSIDIRTKARKMKMEKNIDLLIVDYLQLIEGQSQITNRTQQISEISRSLKILAKELEIPVIALSQLNRAVESREDKRPTPADLRESGSIEQDADLVIFIYRDEVYNKNSPDKGKAEIIIAKHRNGPQGTIKLQFEGKLAAFRNLQDNEDYYASDSYSEKAEEDLDFEEHSEL